The Strix aluco isolate bStrAlu1 chromosome 34, bStrAlu1.hap1, whole genome shotgun sequence genomic interval CTCTGCACCTATCCAGGAGCTGGCCCTGGGATCCCCTCATCCCTTCAGTATCCCctaaaacagacaaacacacacagacaaacacGCAGACACATCatggaaacacaaaaatttatttctccagcaGAGAGTAATGGAacatctgaggctggaaggcagccagatttgaaattctctgtgctgcctcttcatgcttatttttgtcaggagctcctttctcatccataTGCACCTTCTCCAGTGTTGCTTCAATTCCTGCATATCTGGTGGTGCTGTTCTGGAGCTTGAAGAGGAGATCCTTGACCATCAAATACCTCTCACCTCTACTCTTCAGTGTCATATCCCGTGGGATTCTGCCAagcaggttcctcagcaggccaaagcctgctcactgaagtcctgctctttgccttcttctgttctctcaggagcctcaactctactttctcaGCCCTGAATGTTACATCCCcgaccagctcttccttgtttctaagtatgatttcctgcaggacacctcccctcactggctcctcagtcacccttgtcaGGATGATGTTGTCAATTAACTCCCAAACcctcctggatggctttcactgtgctgtgttgccccttcagcaaatattggGAGAGTTTAGGAGTGCCATGAGGTGCAGGGTTTCTTCCAGTTGAATGCAGAAggcttcatctacttcctcttcctcatctgggGTTCtatagcagacatccacccaccacagtgttgcccatgacccttcagctcagctgactcatcctccatccccaggcagagctccacacattcctgctgctctctcccataaagggAATCTTCCCCTCagggtccagccccatggccttatcagtaccagacccccaggaccccacagtttctccagcagaGGGGATTTGTAGTGCCCtgcaactcctcatgctgttctcttgtgaGAGACACCCCAGTCAAGATAAGCCAGctgcacacaaatattaaaagctgaacaAACTTTTCTACAGTCCATCGGAACCTTGGCAAAATCTGGGATTTCTCAAACTTGAAGTTTTATGAGGAAAAGTGGCTAATCCTACATCATTGGGAGCAGGGGGCGAACAGCCTCGTACATCAGGACAGGCTTGGACCTGACCAGCTGAGCAGCAactctgaggagaagggcctggcCACTATGAGGGATGCCCTATGagccaggagaggatggacacaatgaacaagggcagctgcctacgGGGCTGCATTCGGAGAAGCGTGGGCTACCCAGACACCCTGAGTTACcatccccctccactcagcactgctgTGTCCCCACACACATGGGTGAGTCCCAGGTTGTGGctccccattttggagaagtagagaggacctggagagtgttgagtgaaggtCTGACAAGGTGGAGTTTGGGACCTGGTGCCCATGAGctgtgtggggtggctgagggacctggagttCTTTGGCCCACTggtgtggaggctccaggcacTATGGGAGTagcctgagagtgactgaggggggatttcagagatgatggagcttttctttgtagtgagATACATCATGAGAAAGAACTAATGCCACAAAGGGCATCTGGGGAGGCCCagactggacacagagaaatgtcactcgaagggcagtgctgtggtgtaacaagtcacccagagggagactggagcagtcccaggctttgtgtttcaaggatcagccagggaggatggagagatctcagtaaaggaaggaagatgctgaggtgagagcaaggtgtggTAGACGGGTGGAtgtctccagcctgcagagaaagaggtgcaggtgtgggacacagtgggacagcctgtggtggagacgatagagggatgaagaaagtctgaaaatcccccagcagagatgagctctttctgcccttggctctggctgttgtctctgccactgatgcccatgaggaagcaccttccccttccagcactgggtctcatggcctccccttccccacccgagagcctgggaggtgttggaccattttcctgcccttggcattgcccatccccacatcacacTGCCCCACGtagagccctgagcaatgtgtgagggacatgttgccctgggaagggagatccaaGGGCTGGGTATCAGACCTCCGCATTAGGCTTAATGAAAAACATCCAGATTTATTGAGAATCTCTTCAACCCTGACATGACCTTTGTTTACCTGTCatctctgcctggagttttctgctgtaaccagcccctggggaggcttggtcagtaatggtcctcagtgggacccattaacacTCCAAGGATCTTTTGGTTTGCATCTGGCTTGGATGTCTTCAGAGGGATCTTCAACTTCCAATTGCtgtctgaggttcatggactcagcaccaaacccacctgaggggtcattaaaatgccttgggctggtcctgtgcagcggagctgggccgggctcctgggagagagggagctgagggcaagtggtcagcgctgcagagagacagctctgcccaggagcagctcctctgcaaagcgcagcagggctgagggcactgcctgcaggcaccgagggcagaggagccgggcacagagaggggaaaggcagatggcagtggcaggatgctgagagctcactggaggagaaatcttcacagcccttgacacagtaagtctctgggtgcagggcaatgcagctgcaggtggtggagggatgtggtgaagccggcacagccgccaggaatgtccctggtgtctggaggaggaggccgtgctccagagcagggcttccctgctgcactgtcagagggacaggccatggcggctgccttctcccggggacggctgcaggggtgtgcaggcgcgggtgcagccaggggtgcccagggctgtccttgagagcagggtccctgcagcccaggggctgtgtgctggggcagggtcTCTGCcacctgccagggtcagcactcagcctgcccggggagctgcccacagcgctgtggggagaagctgtgtggggaaggagagacccccggcagggcagggtccttctgctgtggagagggtgctgcgtgggtcagggctgctcacagctccagatcacccCTAGGACATATAGTGAGAGCCTTTTTGAAGAAGGACATCAAGGCAGCATTTAACTGAAAGGGAAAGtgtctgtgctttgtgttttccCCTGTTCATTGCCTGAGTAGACACAAGGAGATGggaatttatttctccattctgGAGAAGGCACTGAGTCCCCAGGTCTCCTTAGCAGTTGTTTATACTGCTCCTAAgactgtgcacacacagagattcccctgggcagggccctgctgccaggaggtgtctgcagggcagagctgagcacacagcgggtgggatgggggctgtgagcactgacagggaggagacTTAGGGACAGACAAACAGCTCCCGAGTGTGACAGTTCCAGGCAGCAGAAACATGGGCAGGGATTGTGAGGGAGTTCCTACCAGTAATGCTGTGGGAGGATGGTGACTCTTTGCCATCCTCTGCAGTGCAGACACCTTCACTGAGCAACtccctggtctcctctcccacccaggagAGCCCCCCGCCATTAATGTCACAGGGACATGGTGATGAGTTGCCCTCCCAGCAGCCTgacaacagaggaggagaaatgccCGAGTGCCCAGCGTTGTCTCCCTGTCCTGCCTTCCTTGGCATGAGCACTTTGGCGtgttcccctcttctccctgctgccctTCTTACTGCTGCACTCACTGGTGTGGAGGGGGAGGCCTCAAGCACAGCTCAGACACTGGTGCTGTGAGTTCTGTCATGCCGATGGATCTGAGGAAAAGCATCCCAGTCCCCTGCTTTACTCTGGGGCTCCAGCCACCATAGTGGGTGGGGTGGGCAATGATCTGATCCCCCTTCATGACATCACAAATTTTGGTTCTTCGAATCCTTCCCTTGGCGGTCCTCcttggctgcaggctgccctccagAAGGGCGCAGCTGCCCCAAGGCATTCTTTCTCTAGCAACCCCCTGGAGAAGACATCTCAGTGCTAAGGACATGGAAATGCTGCTGGGATGCATGTGGGCAGCTGTAAAGACACCTCTGTGTccctggctgggaggggagagctgagatcctctgctctcagcagggtCCAGTTTCTTTTGCAGAGAACACCTGAGGGCGATTGTCCTCCAGCTCAGAAACGTGCCAGCACAAGGCTGCTGTGAATAGAACTGATGAACACAGCGGCTGCCCTCACTCTGCACGAAGAGACAAGCCCTTTGTCTTTAAGGACTCACAAGACTCAACCATGGAGTGCAGCAGAAATGCCAAGGATCTCTGCCTTAAAAACACTCCTCAGGTGGGATGGGGCCACTAGAACAGACTAAACATAAGAAATCcttacagctctgctctgcagttggGTGAATAGGGGGGATAAATATTAATAAGTCTTTGATATCAAAAGTGGATTTGATCTGAGATGACCCCATGTTCCTATTTGCCTGCTCTTGTAGCATAGCACTGACTCctccagagcccacagcagagACCCCTGCTCCCTTGGGTACCCTCAGCCAGCTGGAACCAGAGCTCATGAGGTGGAACTGCCAAAGGTTTTGTGGAAGAGGTGAATCAGTTTGGAAGGTTTCTGCAAGAAGTGGAGTatcttttcttcagagaaatctgCCCTAACTTCTCACTGATTGTTCCAACATGTACAGGTCCCCATGTCCAGTAGAaacaaatgtccaacagcagctccatcactgagttcctcctcctggcatttgcagacacacaggagctgcagctcttgcacttctggctctgcctgggcatctacctggctgccctcctgggcaacggcctcatcatcaccaccatcgcctgtgaccaccacctgcacacccccatgtacttcttcctcctcaacctctccctcctcgacctgggctccatctccaccactctccccaaagccatggacaattccctctgggacaacaggcACATCTCCTACTTGGGATGTGTGGAACAGATCTTCTTCTTCTATTTCTTTGCTACAGCAGAGTATTTCCTtctcaccatcatgtcctacgaccgctacattgccatctgcaaacccctgcactacgggaccctcctgggcagcagagcttgtgtccacatggcagcagctgcctggggcactgggtttctctgggctgtgctgcacacggccaacacattttcactaccactctgccacGGCAACACcctggaccagttcttctgtgaaatcccccagatcctcaagctctcctgctcacactacTACATCAGGGAAGTTGGGCTTCTTGTGGTCACTGCCTGTTTATcatttggatgttttgttttcattgtggtgtcctatgtgcagatcttcagggctgtgctgaggatcccctctgagcagggacagcacaaagccttttccacgtgcctccctcacctggctgtagTCTCACTGTTTATCAGCACTGCCATGTTTACCTACCTGAaacccccctccatctcctccccatccctggacctggtgctgtcatttctgtactcagtggcGCCTCCAGctgtgaaccccctcatctacagcatgaggaaccaggagatcaagGATGTCCTGAAGAAACTGATAACTAAATGTTATTCTGAAGCAATAAATTGCTCATCTTCTTTGTTAAAATTATAATATAACTCTGTACAGGCCCAGACTTTTGTCTGTTCTTTCTGTTGTTGGTGGTGATATTTTACTTCTAATGCTGTTGTCATCCCCTTTCTAATTcattgtctgcttttcttttctgactaATTGACTGGGTATAATGAGGAGTCATGATGTGTGTTTTAACATAATAAAGGGCCTGcagtgactttttcttcttctgagatCTTTCCTCTGAGATTTTATGGACCTGCAGGGACAATTCCTGTGTGCAGATGTGGATGGGAAGAGAGTCCCAGCATGGGAGCCCTGCCATGAGCACTTTGTCTTCCAGAGATGTTCTCTTTTCACTTCCACACACTCTTTCTCATCCCTTCAGTTTGGTGTAAGGCCTGAGTGCTCTGGCAGCTTGGTCACACTCCTGCTGCATGGCAGTCCTGTgactgcaggcagggacaggcaatgGGCACTTCTGTGACAGAGCTGGCCTCCATAAAAGCAGTTCCATCATGAAAGAGGATCGGCTCAGGGTACTGCCTGAAGGCTGAGGTCTTCTTCCAAACCTGATCTCAAGAACATGGCCAAGAAAGTGTCCCGCAGATGAAAACGCCACTGAACAGGTGAACAGTGTGATTTGCAGGGTGGGAGCACACAGCAGTGTCCTCGCACAGCCAGGCCTCCTGGGAGAGACTTGAAGGACCAGGGTCTGGACTGTACCCGTGCTCACTGGACACACTGGggaagctgcctgtgctggtttggctgggagagagttaattttcttcctagtagctggtatggggctgcgGTTTGGATTTGTGCTATAAACAGTGTTGTTAACGCAGGgctgttttcgttattgctgagcagggcttacacagagtcaaggccttttctgctcctcaccccaccccaccagtgagcaggctgggggtgcacaaggagctgggaggggacacagctgggacagctgaccccgactgaccaaagggatatacTATACCTTTTGACATCACGCTCAATAAtacaaagctgggggaagaaggatgaacaTGGGAACGTTTAGAGTTATGGCATTTtccttcccaagtcaccgttacataTTGTGGAGCCCAGAtgttctggagatggctgaggccctgcctgcaaatggaaagaagtgaatgaattccatgttttcctttgtttacctgtgtggctttttctttacctattaaactgtctttatctcaacctgcaATTTTTCTCAGTTCTACCCTTGTGATTCTCTCTGCCATTGCAcccaggggagtgagtgagtggctgtgtggggctcagatgccggctggggttaaaccatgacagtgacCCAGGGAAATCATCACGCTCTAGCCCTTCCCAAACACCCTTTGCagcactggcctctcaccccacacTGGGGAGGAACTTTTTCCCTCCATGGAGGTACATCAAATAAGTAGCTCAGAAGTCCATGTTTGCATTGTGAGGAGGAGATGTAAGCATGCACATCATGTGTGTGAAGTGAGAGAGCATGAATGCCATCAGCCATTCCTGGGGGTGCCATGAAGGTGTGGGGGACAAACAATGTCATGAGGTCACTTCACATTGACAGTAACGTCACCTGGGAAACCACCTGAATGCAGCGCTGGGAGGTGTTTCCTTGAACCAAGGGCCCTGAGTCCATTCCTCATGCCATGGGGCATCTCACACGAGTGCAGAGCAGGTTGATCACCACAGGGATGAGGGGTCACTCAGCCTCTGGtagtggcagcaggaggccagAGAGACACTACGACTCCTGCAATGCACTGCCTCTGCATGTGCAAGAGAAGGACATGTGTCTCTGAATGCTCCTGTGTGTAAGATGAGTGCATGAGGCCAGCTGAGATGTGGACACCTGACAGAGCCCTGAGACTTCCCTATGTGACTCCAGGAACAACCCCCACTCTGGCAGTGAGACTCATCTCAGCTGCCTTGAACAAGCTCATTGCAAGTGCTCCTGTTCACTATGTCACCCTTGCCTGTGATTCTGGACTGAGCCCTCAAAAATATCAGAGGAATCAGAGAGTTTCTGGGGTC includes:
- the LOC141917133 gene encoding olfactory receptor 14A16-like — its product is MSNSSSITEFLLLAFADTQELQLLHFWLCLGIYLAALLGNGLIITTIACDHHLHTPMYFFLLNLSLLDLGSISTTLPKAMDNSLWDNRHISYLGCVEQIFFFYFFATAEYFLLTIMSYDRYIAICKPLHYGTLLGSRACVHMAAAAWGTGFLWAVLHTANTFSLPLCHGNTLDQFFCEIPQILKLSCSHYYIREVGLLVVTACLSFGCFVFIVVSYVQIFRAVLRIPSEQGQHKAFSTCLPHLAVVSLFISTAMFTYLKPPSISSPSLDLVLSFLYSVAPPAVNPLIYSMRNQEIKDVLKKLITKCYSEAINCSSSLLKL